The proteins below are encoded in one region of Vulpes lagopus strain Blue_001 chromosome 10, ASM1834538v1, whole genome shotgun sequence:
- the LOC121500094 gene encoding ORM1-like protein 1 has protein sequence MNIGVAHSEVNPNTRVMIRRGLWLTYALEVGLLYIILLSIPFFSVPVAWTLTNVIPNLGMYVFLHAVKGTPFETPDQGKARLLTHWEQLDYGVQFTSSRKFFTISPIILYFLASFYTKYDPTHFILNTASLQSVLIPKMPQLHGDRAFGINKY, from the exons ATGAATATTGGAGTTGCTCACAGTGAGGTGAATCCAAATACTCGTGTAATGATCAGACGAGGTTTGTGGCTGACATATGCATTAGAAGTTGGCTTGCTTTATATTATCCTACTCAGTATTCCGTTCTTCAGTGTTCCTGTTGCTTGGACCTTAACGAATGTTATCCCTAATCTGGGGATGTATGTATTTTTGCATGCAGTAAAAGGAACACCTTTTGAAACTCCTGACCAGGGTAAAGCAAGGCTTTTAACTCATTGGGAACAATTGGACTATGGAGTACAGTTTACATCTTCACGGAAGTTTTTCACAATTTCTCCAATAATTCT atATTTTCTGGCAAGTTTCTATACGAAGTATGATCCAACTCACTTCATCCTAAACACAGCTTCTCTCCAGAGTGTGCTAATTCCTAAAATGCCACAGCTACATGGTGATCGGGCCTTTGGAATTAATAAGTATTGA